A DNA window from Daucus carota subsp. sativus chromosome 3, DH1 v3.0, whole genome shotgun sequence contains the following coding sequences:
- the LOC108213397 gene encoding serine/threonine-protein phosphatase BSL1 encodes MGRKVKLAPAPKYHPLESFWDTEDDYPGPRCGHTLTAVAATENHGPRLILFGGATAIEGVGSGIRLTNVTNDLYSYDVEGNKWTRLRPSGEPPSPRAAHAAAAISTIVVFQGGVGASGQSNDDFYVLDLSEDKLKWRRLVIQGEGPGPRYGHVLALVAQRYLVCVSGNDGRRARSDAWALDTAKKPYIWNKINPEGDKPPARMYAAGCARWDGMLLICGGKNTSGTPLTDAYGLILHTNGQWEWTLAPGVFPSPRYQHAAAFVGSRLHITGGSFKGGREVDNEAASAVLDTAAGVWLDTKGPVTSSRTSKQRKELAGSLNLLHRCRHAAASVGDHIYIYGGFRAGNEPEESSISSPAVSSERPRASFRRSPTINKYSSISSIRCRSGSPSSAGSSMDRNFMKKSAQFSAAEAGASSAVWKATQLEYGTSVELSRSVNNIKTAETRSDSSDTEASVRLHTRAVVVAKEAVGSLGGMVRQLGLDQLENESRRMAPLNTDLSQPTRNFTRQESSRGLHKKIISSLLTPRNWKPPANRRFFLDIYEIGELCSAAEQIFMNEPTVLQLQAPIKVFGDLHGQFGDLMRLFDEYGFPATTGDITYIDYLFLGDYVDRGQHSLETITLLLALKIQYPDNVYMIRGNHEAPDVNKIFGFRVECIERMGEIDGTSAWTRFNQLFNYLPLAALIDKKIICMHGGIGSSIRTVEQIEQLERPLTIDQQSTVLMDLLWSDPTENDSVEGLTPNARGAGLVSFGPDLVIEFCKRNNLQLILRAHECVMDGFERFAQGRLITVFSATNYCGTARNAGAILVVGRDLVIVPKLIHPLPPAICSSEGSPQPMMEDPWMRHLNIQRPPTPPRGRPKPEPPRNALAFM; translated from the exons ATGGGACGGAAGGTCAAACTAGCTCCTGCACCGAAATACCACCCTCTCGAAAGTTTTTGGGACACGGAGGACGATTATCCGGGGCCACGGTGCGGTCACACGCTCACGGCTGTGGCTGCGACCGAGAATCATGGCCCCAGGCTCATTCTGTTCGGGGGTGCCACGGCCATTGAAGGCGTTGGTTCGGGCATTC GGTTGACTAATGTGACTAATGATCTGTATTCGTACGATGTTGAGGGGAATAAGTGGACCAG GCTAAGGCCCTCTGGTGAGCCGCCTTCTCCTCGGGCAGCACATGCAGCCGCAGCTATCAGTACCATTGTTGTGTTTCAG GGGGGAGTTGGGGCTTCTGGTCAGTCGAATGATGATTTTTATGTGCTTGACTTGAGTGAAGACAAATTGAAGTGGCGCAG ACTTGTTATTCAAGGAGAGGGTCCGGGGCCTCGATATGGCCACGTGCTGGCCTTGGTTGCGCAAAGATACCTTGTTTGCGTCAGTGGGAACGATG GAAGAAGAGCACGCTCAGATGCCTGGGCTTTGGATACCGCCAAGAAACCATATATATGGAATAAAATCAATCCGGAAGGCGATAAACCACCTGCTAGAAT GTATGCAGCAGGATGTGCTCGTTGGGATGGAATGCTTTTGATCTGCGGGGGTAAAAACACCTCAGGCACG CCATTGACAGATGCTTATGGACTGATATTGCATACCAATGGCCAATGGGAATGGACTCTTGCTCCAGGGGTTTTCCCTTCGCCGAGGTACCAACATGCTGCG GCATTCGTGGGTTCAAGGTTGCATATAACAGGGGGATCTTTCAAGGGTGGAAGGGAAGTTGATAATGAAGCagcttctgcag TATTGGACACTGCTGCTGGTGTCTGGCTGGATACAAAAGGACCGGTGACGTCTTCACGCACCAGCAAGCAGCGTAAGGAACTAGCAGGTTCTTTGAATCTGTTGCATCGTTGTCGCCATGCAGCTGCATCTGTTggtgatcatatatatatttatggcGGGTTCAGAGCAG GAAATGAACCAGAGGAGTCCAGTATAAGTTCTCCTGCGGTATCATCTGAGAGACCTAGGGCTTCGTTTAGAAGAAGCCCTACAATAAATAAATACTCTTCTATATCTAGTATCCGTTGCAGATCTGGGAGCCCCTCTTCTGCCGGCTCaag CATGGACCGAAATTTTATGAAGAAATCGGCCCAGTTTTCTGCTGCAGAGGCCGGAGCTAGCAGTGCTGTCTGGAAAGCTACGCAGTTGGAATATGGCACTTCTGTCGAACTATCCAGGTCAGTTAACAACATAAAAACTGCAGAGACACGTTCAGACAGCAGTGATACAGAGGCAAGTGTTCGCCTCCACACGAGAGCT GTGGTTGTTGCCAAAGAGGCTGTAGGGAGCCTAGGTGGTATGGTAAGACAATTAGGCTTAGATCAATTAGAGAATGAGAGTAGACGGATGGCTCCATTGAATACTGACCTGTCCCAACCTACAAGAAATTTTACAAGGCAGGAATCATCTAGAGGCTTGCATAAGAAG ATTATATCTTCATTGCTTACGCCTAGAAACTGGAAACCTCCTGCTAATAGAagattttttttagatatatatgaaattggtgAGCTTTGTTCTGCTGCTGAACAGATCTTTATGAATGAGCCTACAGTTCTTCAGTTGCAAGCTCCCATCAAAGTGTTCGGTGATCTTCATGGTCAATTTGGTGACTTGATGCGGCTATTTGATGAATATGGATTTCCTGCCACAACAGGAGATATAAC TTACATCGATTATCTTTTTCTTGGGGATTATGTTGATCGAGGACAGCACAGCCTGGAGACCATCACTCTTCTTCTTGCACTAAAG ATCCAGTATCCTGATAATGTTTATATGATACGAGGGAATCACGAAGCACCAgatgtaaataaaatttttggcTTTCGTGTTGAATGCATAGAGAGAATG GGAGAAATTGATGGTACTTCGGCATGGACGAGGTTCAATCAACTTTTTAACTATCTTCCCCTTGCTGCCCTTATTGATAAGAAGATTATCTGTATGCATGGAGGCATAGGGAGCTCTATACGTACAGTAGAGCAGATAGAGCAATTAGAGAGACCTCTAACTATTGATCAACAATCTACTGTTTTAATGGATTTGCTATG GTCAGATCCCACTGAAAATGACAGTGTAGAGGGCTTAACACCGAATGCCAGGGGGGCTGGCCTTGTTTCATTCGGG CCTGATCTGGTCATAGAATTCTGCAAGAGGAATAATTTACAACTTATTCTAAGAGCCCATGAATGTGTTATGGATGGATTTGAGCGTTTTGCCCAGGGGCGATTGATTACTGTTTTTTCTGCAACAAACTACTGTG GAACTGCAAGAAATGCTGGAGCAATACTCGTAGTGGGCAGAGATCTGGTCATCGTACCAAAGTTAATCCATCCTCTGCCACCTGCTATATGTTCATCAGAAGGATCTCCACAGCCAATGATGGAAGATCCATGGATGCgg CATCTTAACATTCAAAGACCGCCTACTCCTCCCAGAGGTCGCCCGAAGCCTGAACCTCCTAGGAATGCACTTGCCTTCATGTAG